A window of Solanum stenotomum isolate F172 chromosome 3, ASM1918654v1, whole genome shotgun sequence contains these coding sequences:
- the LOC125859064 gene encoding uncharacterized protein LOC125859064, whose translation MKCIAWNVRGLNKVHKQVEFRNFCRRNKAAILVVLEHKIKEGKAGKIIQKMVGKWEWVDNYSTDPRGRIWILWDPNKVKFRVDVVHKQFIHGYVTTQSSGFYLTGVYGMHTIADRKHLWTGLTQVTNAVTEPLVIMGDFNSILHGDDRFGSNAVMDGEVQDFKKFMETASMIGMMCLGRRYTWTNGHIHRKIYWILTNANWVHKWEHIQGLIMEPLFSDHCAVSFPLGDRQNSGQKSFKFFNHIAEHPDFIGVVRKGWRGMTYPKMRGVWQNLKKVKVLIQKLNTKEFKGVTERVNQKRKQLINLQGLMSDPLAASRLAMDEKQCKVELERWINIEESILMQKSRVQWLKLGYANTSYFHACLKSRQSQKQITQLMSLEGIVLSSGSQVEGEITKFYKQLLGSAATSLPAVDITVMGGGNVLSRDQQLQLVRQVEMEEIWKALAGISDTKSLGYDGFNAYFFKKGWSVMGEEITSAVMEFFNTTREIMGHYKVESRVDGGSAMGSATL comes from the exons ATGAAGTGCATTGCATGGAATGTGAGGGGGTTGAATAAAGTGCACAAGCAGGTTGAGTTTAGGAATTTTTGCAGAAGGAATAAAGCAGCTATTCTAGTAGTGCTGGAGCATAAAATAAAGGAGGGAAAGGCAGGAAAGATAATTCAGAAAATGGTTGGAAAGTGGGAATGGGTGGATAATTATAGTACTGATCCTAGAGGAAGGATATGGATTCTATGGGATCCAAATAAAGTGAAGTTTAGAGTGGATGTAGTTCACAAGCAATTCATCCATGGGTATGTCACGACTCAAAGCTCAGGGTTCTATCTAACAGGAGTGTATGGTATGCATACCATTGCTGATAGGAAACATTTATGGACTGGCTTGACACAAGTTACAAATGCAGTTACAGAGCCTCTAGTAATCATGGGTGATTTCAATTCTATTCTACATGGGGATGACAGATTTGGTAGCAATGCTGTGATGGATGGGGAGGTGCAGGACTTCAAAAAGTTTATGGAGACAGCTAGCATGATTGGAATGATGTGTTTGGGTAGGAGATATACTTGGACTAATGGGCACAttcatagaaaaatatattggaTCCTAACAAATGCTAATTGGGTACATAAATGGGAGCACATTCAAGGACTCATCATGGAGCCACTGTTTTCAGATCATTGTGCTGTGAGCTTTCCCTTAGGGGATCGACAGAATAGTGGGCAAAaatctttcaaattttttaatcaCATAGCTGAGCACCCTGATTTCATTGGTGTTGTGAGGAAGGGATGGAGGGGTATGACATATCCTAAAATGAGAGGTGTATGGCAGAACTTGAAGAAGGTAAAGGTGCTGATTCAGAAATTAAATACTAAGGAGTTTAAGGGGGTGACTGAGAGGGTAAATCAGAAACGAAAACAACTAATCAATTTGCAAGGCCTCATGAGTGATCCCCTAGCAGCTAGTAGGCTAGCAATGGATGAAAAACAATGCAAAGTGGAACTTGAGAGGTGGATAAATATTGAAGAGAGCATCTTGATGCAAAAGTCTAGAGTGCAATGGTTGAAATTGGGGTATGCTAACACCTCGTATTTTCATGCATGTCTAAAGTCTAGGCAAAGTCAGAAGCAAATAACACAATTGATGAGTCTTGAAGGCATAGTATTGTCATCTGGAAGCCAGGTTGAAGGGGAAATTACAAAGTTTTATAAACAATTGCTAGGTTCTGCAGCAACTAGTCTACCAGCAGTGGACATAACTGTCATGGGTGGTGGTAATGTTCTATCAAGAGATCAGCAGCTACAACTAGTTAGGCAGGTGGAGATGGAAGAAATATGGAAAGCACTAGCAGGCATCAGTGACACAAAGAGCCTTGGGTATGATGGGTTTAAtgcttattttttcaaaaaagggTGGTCTGTTATGGGAGAAGAGATCACTAGTGCTGTTATGGAATTCTTTAATACAACAAGAGAAATTATGG GGCATTACAAGGTCGAATCAAGGGTGGACGGAGGAAGTGCAATGGGCTCAGCAACATTGTAA